In a single window of the Etheostoma spectabile isolate EspeVRDwgs_2016 chromosome 3, UIUC_Espe_1.0, whole genome shotgun sequence genome:
- the LOC116673089 gene encoding LOW QUALITY PROTEIN: alkaline phosphatase, tissue-nonspecific isozyme (The sequence of the model RefSeq protein was modified relative to this genomic sequence to represent the inferred CDS: inserted 1 base in 1 codon) encodes MELTRVVISALSLLVAFGLSSAKVEEENPEFWRSQAQKTLQSVLDRKLNTNVAKNILFFLGDGRLHNTLTASRILKGQLENXAGEETVMTMDTFPNVGLAKTYSVDFQIPDSAATATAYLCGVKTNLNTIGVSAAARNGVCKTQKGNEVTSILKWAKDAGKSVGIVTTTRVQHATPAASYAHSASRKWYSDADMPDAAKMDGCTDIASQLLKNTDIDVIIGGGRKYMTPKGTKDPEYPKDYSSRGKRKDGRNLIDEWQSMKIGKVAHYVWNRTDFSAVDPETTDYLMALFEPGDLHFETERDPNMDPSIVETTEKAIRILQKNPKGFFLLVEGGRIDQAHHSGRAYMALHETVAFDYAIAKGLELTKEHETLTIVMADHSHSVTFNGYPFRGQSILGKSPLWATDVLPYTTLMYGNGPGHKITNGKRPDIRDVNTKNKDYVQLAAVPTQSATHSGEDVAVLARGPMAHLFQGVQEQNYIAHAMAYAACVGADIRHCQGQTVNEAPAVHITFTNNNNGVGAIYGLPALLSSFLCILLAHIVLM; translated from the exons ATGGAGTTGACAAGAGTGGTCATCTCAGCCCTCTCACTGCTGGTGGCATTTGGATTGTCTAGTGCCAAAG TTGAGGAGGAGAACCCAGAGTTCTGGAGATCACAAGCCCAAAAGACTTTGCAGTCAGTGTTGGACAGGAAGCTCAACACCAATGTGGCCAAGAACATCCTGTTTTTCCTTGGAGATGGTAGGTTACACAACACACTC ACAGCGTCTCGTATCCTCAAGGGACAGCTGGAGA CAGCAGGAGAGGAGACAGTGATGACCATGGACACCTTCCCGAACGTGGGACTAGCTAAG ACCTACAGTGTGGACTTCCAGATTCCAGACAGTGCTGCCACAGCCACAGCGTATCTGTGTGGAGTGAAAACCAACCTAAACACTATCGGAGTTAGTGCAGCGGCTCGTAACGGAGTCTGCAAGACACAGAAGGGCAACGAGGTCACTTCCATCCTGAAGTGGGCCAAAGATGCGG GCAAGTCTGTCGGCATTGTAACAACCACGCGGGTGCAACATGCCACCCCAGCAGCCAGCTACGCCCACAGCGCCAGCAGGAAGTGGTACAGTGATGCTGACATGCCCGATGCCGCCAAGATGGACGGCTGCACCGACATCGCCTCCCAGCTCCTCAAAAACACTGACATAGAT GTGATCATTGGTGGTGGTAGGAAGTACATGACCCCTAAGGGTACAAAAGATCCCGAATACCCCAAGGATTACTCCTCTAGGGGTAAAAGAAAAGACGGACGCAACCTCATTGATGAGTGGCAGAGCATGAAAATTGGAAAG GTAGCCCACTATGTGTGGAATAGGACAGATTTCAGTGCTGTTGACCCTGAAACCACTGACTACCTCATGG CTCTGTTTGAACCTGGTGATCTGCACTTTGAGACGGAAAGGGACCCAAACATGGACCCATCCATCGTAGAGACTACAGAAAAGGCTATCCGCATCCTCCAGAAAAACCCTAAAGGCTTCTTCCTGCTAGTGGAAG GTGGGCGTATTGACCAGGCTCACCATTCTGGCCGGGCATACATGGCACTCCATGAGACGGTTGCTTTTGACTACGCCATCGCCAAGGGCCTTGAACTCACCAAAGAGCATGAAACTCTAACTATAGTGATGGCCGACCACTCCCACTCTGTTACTTTCAATGGATATCCATTTCGAGGGCAGAGCATTCTGG GTAAATCTCCGCTGTGGGCTACAGACGTGCTGCCTTACACCACATTGATGTACGGCAACGGACCCGGACACAAAATCACCAACGGCAAGCGTCCAGACATCCGCGATGTCAACACTA aaaataaagacTACGTCCAGCTGGCTGCCGTCCCCACGCAGTCGGCCACCCACAGTGGGGAGGATGTGGCAGTGCTCGCCCGTGGACCTATGGCCCACCTCTTTCAGGGTGTCCAGGAGCAGAACTACATCGCCCATGCCATGGCCTACGCCGCCTGCGTGGGCGCCGACATTAGGCACTGCCAGGGGCAAACAGTGAATGAAGCACCTGCTGTTCACATCACCTTCACCAACAATAACAACGGAGTCGGGGCGATTTATGGCTTGCCCGCTCTGCTCAGTAGCTTCCTCTGTATACTGCTGGCACATATCGTGCTGATGTAG